One Coccinella septempunctata chromosome 8, icCocSept1.1, whole genome shotgun sequence genomic window carries:
- the LOC123319556 gene encoding uncharacterized protein LOC123319556, with product MKFCSINIPTNIFREEFEIPILIFIYFPEVTPGPGQYQIEWGCVGSDSIKYTIYSTPRFQDKCRKHDGRRICIECTCVDITTKQYSKNDFELVTPPNYCIKNITFRRSKANGVEFRRALCDLVLFRRQNGVDTFFYDLES from the exons atgaaattttgcagTATCAATATACCCACAAATATATTCCGTGAAGAATTTGAGATACCTATACTTATATTTATCTATTTTCCAGAAGTTACTCCTGGTCCTGGCCAATACCAGATTGAATGGGGCTGCGTTGGCAGCGATAGTATTAAATATACAATTTATTCAACACCTCGATTCCAAGATAAGTGTAGAAAACACGATGGTCGCAGGATATGCATTGAA tgTACCTGTGTGGATATCACAACAAAACAGTATTCCAAAAACGATTTTGAACTTGTAACCCCACCAAATTACTGCATAAAGAATATCACCTTCAGGAGAAGTAAGGCGAATGGAGTGGAATTTAGGAGAGCCCTTTGTGATTTAGTATTGTTCAGACGACAAAATGGAGTCgatacatttttttatgatttggaGAGCTAA